The Desulfonatronospira thiodismutans ASO3-1 region CCAAGACACATTATAGATGAAGTAATTTTATTTTTAATCATTTAATTTTTTCGTTGCTTAATAATATCAACAAATTCATATGTTAACATTTCATATAATAGATATACCATCACGATCATAGCTTTATTGTTATAATGGTAGATATTCTACACTATAATATTTATGATACGACTGTAAAAAGTCTTATTTCTAGTTGCACTAGTCAGTAGTCTGTAAAATTAAATAGTTAGACCATCCATATTTACCACTTTCAGTAAATATTTGACTTTTTGCAGGTGCATCAATCCAGGCATTTATTTTTCATAATACATACACCAACTTAATTTTCTTATAAAATATTTTAAATCATGGACGAATGGTAAACTATCATGCCATATTTATGCAAACATCTTATTGGGAACACATAACTGTTTAGGATTTCGCCAAAATAAAATATTATAAAAAACAGCCACCATATCAGCATTAATGACTAAAACTAGTATACATGCTTTCTAATTCTATTTTGATAAATAAAAAAACAACTTCTCCATCTTCATTTGACAAATCTCGAAAAATCATTTTTTATACGTCGAAATCATGAGGTTCTATTACCACTCTGAACACATTTGTGATGCCCAAGAACTTACCCTCCCTTGCCTCCGGCAAGCAAATACGCAAACGACAAGGCAGAACAGGAAGAAAAAAAAGGACATAAAAGAAGACAAAAAAATTTTTTTCTCTTTTCTCTTTTATAAGAAGATACAAGGATAAGATATAAACAATTTCAAACCGGCACAATTAAGACATGTTCAGGTTGGCGCTCACACCATGGACAGTTCGGTGATTAAGTCCGACTTCCTGAATTCATAGAGCATTTCCTTGACGATATTGTTCAAGGACTTGATGGTATACTGAAGTAATGCGGTCGGCCACACGGCCAATTTCCAAGTCCTGGATTCTGCTCCTGTTGTCCGGCCTGAGGCCCTGACCTATCACTTCGGTAACGTTTCGAGCCAGTTCCATGGGATCATAACTACAAATCCGACACATATCCATCCCTGCAAGCCTCTCCTCTGCGTCTCCTACCCGTACAGAGACGACAGGTAGATTACATGCCAAAGCCTCCTTGAGAATATTGGGCGACCCTTCCATAATAGAAGTCATTAGCAGGCAAGAACATGCGCTCAGATAAACTGGAATTTCCTGATGTGGAATATTCTTCAAATGAATCATGGAGATGTCCTGTATTTCAAGAGAAACAAGCTTGAAAACTTCCCTGGCCAGGGCGTAGTTTTTTCTTGGATTGTCAGGATTACCTCCAAAGAGAATAAGAGTTTTGTGCGGATCTAAATTAAGGAGACTTTGAGCCTTGAGCCTATCCATGGGATAAAATTTTCCGAAATCCACTCCATTGGGGATGACATGAAGATTTGAATGGGAGATAAACTTTTTCATTTGTTCTGATTTGACAATAACGGCGTCCCATCTTGAAGCCAATAGCCTGATGATCATCCGGTTTATAAAATTAATTGTCCTGTCAGCCAAGCTTTTGCCCACTCTTCCATAAACATCAGTACCCATGAGACTGACTACCAATGGTCTAATTTTACTTATTCCGCAGGTTAACCCAGCATATGAATAGTGGGCATGGACAATGTCCACTCTATTTTCCTTTAAATAGTCACGTAGAAGTCTGGATTTTTTAATGTAATTATACTTACTTCTGAATGATTCGATACTAAATGAGGTAATATCGAGGCCAGCCTCTCTAAGAGACTCCATCTGACGATCAATAAAAGGCATTGTGTAGTTACTAATGCAGTCTGATTCAAAATATGAGGCTACAAAAAGAACTTTAGGTTTCATGTGGTTTCTGCCTTCTCATATAAATGCTAAAATGGGCAATCCCAAGAAAGACTCCGAACAGGATCATGGCCCGCATATCTCTAAAAGGCATGGTAGCGAGAGTCATGATGAGTAGTCCTGTACCAGTACCTGCTATAACGCTTTCCTTGACTGAAGCAACGAAGTCTCCAGAATTAACGGTCCACAAATAAGTAACCACGAAAAGAGAAAATGCACTCAGCCCCAAAATACCGCTTTCCACCAGGGCAGCCAGAAATTCATTGTGCGGGTATGTGCCGATGATCTGCCTTGCTGAATCCAATCCCATGCCTGCCCATAGGGACTCGAAGGGCGAAGACAGGTAGGCATGCATCAGGACGTTAATAATATATATCCTTCCGGAAAAAAGTGATGTCATGCTGGCGTTACCTGAAAAGTCTATGTGGTCCATTGGAGCTTGCAAAAACACCCAGATATCGCTGAGCCTATGGAAAATTTCTCCACCGGCAAAATAAATCCCCACAATCATTACGAGGGGCATGAAACTTATGGCCAGGAGTTTTTTAGATAAATCCAATCTTTTAATACTGTACAGATAGGTTATTATGAGAAATATCATTAGAGCAATCAGGGTTGTGCGATATCCACAGGCATAAACCGCAAAGATACCGTAACCGGTTGAAAGCATGAAAAATAGCCTGTAAAATAACTTATCTGACTGAACTGCAAGATACAGGGAACAGGATGTAAACCCCAGCAAATAATAGCTGATCATATTTTGATGCTGATACCCTCCAAAGTATCCTATATGGCCTGCGCTGGTAATGACGTAGTCATTAGTGATTATAGCCATGAACTGAATGAAAACTGCGGGAAGCAGTGACAGCCATAACACCCGAATTAGACTGTCCAAGGTGTTGGTCTTAAGAATATGAAAAACGAATCCTGCCAGTAATATCATGTAGATCCATTTAGTCGTGTTTTCCAAAATAGGCCTCCAGTCATTGCTGATGATGCCTGAGACCATAAAGGACAGAATAACCAGGAGTACTGGAATTGCCGCAGGAATGGACCTTACTTGGGTATCTCTGTGAAAAAAAAGATACATAGACAAGTAGGCAACAACAAATATAGAGTATATCTGCATGACTGAAAAACCAGCATATATATCCGAATATGTAACATATGGAATACTGTCCAAGATGGACCTGGAAAAAATATGCAGTCCAAAAAAGAACAATGGAAAATTCCAGGTACAAGCAAGTATAAGCAAGACAAGTATGCCAGTAATCGAGACAAAATGCAATAATTCCATTAAAGTTATTCCTTATAGTGCTCTGCAATGAAAATATTAATGATGACAGAAATATAAAATGAATACATAACTAGATTTAAAAAATTATTTTTTTGTATCTGCATCATAGCGGTTTTCATCAATGACCTTAACATTAGCTTCTTATTATAATGCACCTGAAAATATATAAATGCATAACACCAGTTAAACTAAATGTCATCAAATATTTTGTCTTTATGTATACTTTTTGCTGCAAGCAGTCTTTTTTCACTCGCTTCGAATGAATTAATTTATTTTCTTAAACTTACACATCTCATGCCTAAGGAGCTTCTGATAGAGGCCTGATTTCAGAACCTGTATCCAAACCAACATTTTGCCATTCTTCCCAGGTATAAGCCTGGACTTGCTTGCCCATAAGCCAAGTGCTGACATTGCCCAGAAAATAAATATTATCCCGCAAGTTTACATGTGTATGGGCATCAGGATCAGCAGCTCCTCCCTCCCGGATGAACATATGCAGGTCTTCAAATATAAAGTTATTTCTTTCAAAGAGCATGGGGCCATTAATTTGCCACAGGGTTAGCATGGTTGAGTCGAACACTCCATCAAAAAGGTTTTCTCGGAAAATTACATTATATCCAATATGGTAATCATAAAGGCCTGAGTTTTCGAAGTAGTTTTTGTAAAAGACGATGCTGTTGTCTGCCACAGAACGACCAGGCATCTTGATCCTCTGGTTGTTGATAAATCTATTTTTCTCAATGTGGATAGTCTTGTTTACGTAGTTATTATCCTGCCACCTCCTGTGGGAAGTATCAAAGGCCGCATCCAATTCCTGCCAGTTTTCAAACAGATTGTTGTATATCAGGCTGTTGCCTCCCGAATGAATTAGTATTCCATCATGCTTGAGTCTCTGTGGGTTGGACAGGTTGTCGCGGATATGACAATTGGTGATCTGCAGCCACTCAAGCTCTCTGGGATTGGGTGAGGAAATGGATGCAAGTCCCACCCCCCCGCGGCTTTCATCGCCGTTTTCAATTCTGATTCCTCCTCCGGTACGTATGATACCATTCCCATAGTCATAACCCGAGATTTCCACGTTATCTATGATCACCTCAGCATTACCCTCCATGCGGACATGATGTCTTTCAACAGACCCATGAAAAGAACTATCTCTCAAAATCACTTTGCCGCAGTCTTCAATAAACAATGTATGGGAAGCCAGGTAATCTTGATCAGCCTGTAGCAGGTGTACATTCTCCACCACAACCTCCTCACAGTTGCGGATATGTATATAGGTAGTGCCGTATTTGTCCGGACCGGAGTCCCAAGATATAGCTGCCCTGATATCTTTCAGATCTACACTCTGTTCATCTTGAATTACGATCCTGGTATCATGACCATTAACCACGGGCCATTCAGAAGGATTGCCGTAGCCAAGATCCCTGATTAAACCAGGCTCTGCTTCTGCCCATGCTGGATCAAAATAATGACCGTAAATTTCTGGAGGGAAGAATTCATCATTTTCATAAGTCTCTTCCTCTGGAAACTCTGCTGCAGCCCCTCCAAATCCCACGGACCACCAGGCCAGGTCGATGCTGTCCCCAGCCCGGCGCAGATACACCTCCAGACCGGCCCCACCGGAAGCAATGCCGGCTTCCTGGTCAGTCCATTCCAGCATCCAGTTTTCAGGCTCATTGTCTCCATGCAGCCATGCCCTGGATCTGATTGTATAAGAATCTTGATCCATGCGACCCCGCACCCATATCCAATCCCCAACAGTATCTCCGGACAGGTTATGATTTTCCTCTCCAGCATTAATTATGTTGCCTTGCAACACACGGCGACCTCTTATTTCATCAGAATTATTGCGCAACCCCGCAGCATAAGTATTAAGCTCTGCCTCACCGCTCATGCGCATACAGCCAAGAAGCTCTGTATATTCTGGATCGCTGCGCCGGAAAAGATAGAGAAATTCAATTTGATCCTGATCTCTCTGAAATTCTGTCCAATAAAGCCAGCGAACACCACCATGAAAATAAGGGGAGCTTAACTCAGTGGTGAATTGCATGACTTTATTGCCGACTGGTGTAGAAACTTCCGCAATACCCGTATCACCTCCGAAATCACTGGATCCGGGAAGACGCTGAATAAATACATCTCCAACCGGATTATAGCCTGTCTCATAGCTATTGGGATCAAATACAAATACTTCACCTTCGGGCTCCGGTTCCGGGATTTCCTCAAAAATCCCTGTCACGCTCATGTCCGTATCCATGACCAGCACAACAGAAGGCTCGGTTCCAGAATAGTCGCCGCTCCAGCTTACAAATTCCCAGCCATCGGCAGCCACAGCTTGTAGCTCCACACTCTCCCCGGATTCGAACTGATCACGTTCAGGAGATAGACTTACAGAGCCCTGGCCTTCCACTGAAATGTCAAGAGTGTAATGCTCTGTGGGCTCCGGTAACTCCTCAATATCCTCAGGACCAGGAGCAACTTCACCCCTGCTTCCCATCGACAGCCAGGCCAATTCAACGCTCTCTCCTGCCTGGCGTATATATACCTCCATACCAACCCCGCCTTTCTCTATGGCTTCATCTTGGTCAGTCCATTCCAGCATCCAGTTTTCAGGCTCATTGTCTCCATGCAGCCATGCCCTGGATCTGATTGTATAAGAATCTTGATCCATGCGACCCCGCACCCATATCCAATCCCCAACAGTATCTCCGGACAGGTTATGATTTTCCTCTCCAGCATTAATTATGTTGCCTTGCAACACACGGCGACCTCTTATTTCATCAGAATTATTGCGCAACCCCGCAGCATAAGTATTAAGCTCTGCCTCACCGCTCATGCGCATACAGCCAAGAAGCTCTGTATATTCTGGATCGCTGCGCCGGAAAAGATAGAGAAATTCAATTTGATCCTGATCTCTCTGAAATTCTGTCCAATAAAGCCAGCGAACACCACCATGAAAATAAGGGGAGCTTAACTCAGTGGTGAATTGCATGACTTTATTGCCGACTGGTGTAGAAACTTCCGCAATACCCGTATCACCTCCGAAATCACTGGATCCGGGAAGACGCTGAATAAATACATCTCCAACCGGATTATAGCCTGTCTCATAGGCATTGGGGTCAAATACAAATACTTCACCTTCAGGCTCCGGTTCCGGAATTTCCTCAAAGACGCCTGTCACGCTTGTGTCGGTGTCCATGACCAGCACCAAAGAAGTATCTGTGCCGGAAGCATCGCCACTCCAGCCCACAAATTCCCAACCATCGGCAGCAACAGCTTCTAGCTCTACACTCTCACCGGACTCGTATTCCGACAAATCAGGTGTACGGATTATGCTCCCCTCCCCCTCAACTGAAATGCTCAGAGTATACAATCTTTCAAACAAGGCAGAAATATTCTTATCTTCGTCAACAACCAGGGTCACAGGAGTTTCACTCCCGGACAGATCACCCTGCCACTGCACAAAATACCACCCATCACCGGCATGCACTGACAACTCCACCATTGATCCATCCATATACTCGGTCTGGTCCGGGTTCACCTTTACTTGCCCCTCACCGGTTACGGAAACACTAATCTCCCACATATCCGGTTCAGGCGGCTGCTCCGGAACGGAAGGATCCAATTCTGCCAGTTCATGAGGGTATTCCGGAAATTCTTCATCATCAGGATAATACTCAACTGCCCCGATATCCGGCCCCATACCCCAGGGGCGTTCACGTCCGTAAAAATCGGACAGCACCGCCTGCAGTTCCAGGGAACCTGCATCAATAATCAGCGCGTCATGAGGGGGAACAAAGGCAAAGTCATGTTCCTCCGGCCAGATGGAAGCCGAAACAACTGAGTTCTGGTCCAATCCCGACTGATCCTGAAAAGAAGAAAGGGAAAAAGAAAATACAGGAAAACCTATTTCATCGATCCAGATATTGGCTATTTCCTGGGAAGCTCTGGCATAGGCGTTATAGTCAGAGGTATTCCCCTCATCCAGAAAGTCTGGAATATACAGCCCCAGATCCACAATCAGGCTGTCGCTGAAAAGGTTGTTCTGAATATGATTATTTTGGAAAAGCGGGCTATCACCCATGGAATCCATGGCGGTAAAGGCATACTCATTTGCATGGAACGTATTGAATAGAACGTGGGTATTGCTGGTGGAGTCCAGGCCAGCTGCATAAAAATTTTCATTAAAAATATTATTTTTGACAATAATACTGTCTGTTTCCTCGGCATATACTCCCAGTATATTGTCCTGAAAAAAAGACTTTTCCAGGACAATATCCTTGCTTTGGCTGTCCATGGAAACGCCGAACATGTGGTTGCGCCAGGCCAGGTTGTTTTCGATGGTCAGCCCGCTGCATCCGTCGGTAATATTAATCCCCCCGGGCTTGAGTGAGAAATCGAAGTTCCTGGTATTGTTATAACTCTGCTCATTGCCGCTCATCAGGATCTGCCGTTCTTCCCCCTGGTCTTCATGTCCCCTGAGTACCAAGCCGGCATAACCGTTGAGGAGAAAGGTGTTGCCCGACAGAAGATGGTCCCGGCCGGAAAGGGATAGACCGGACATATCCGCCATAAGGAAAAAGTTGTCTTCCAGCTTCCAGCCTGTTCCACTGATATTGAGCATGGAGACTTCTTCACCAGAGGTGCCGGTATTGGAATGGGCGAACACCAGTCCTTCAAGATTGATATAATCCAGGCTGTTGGGGGCCAGGAGAAAATCCCGCACCGATGCCTCCATTACATAGTTCTCTGGAGATGATCCGTCAGGCAGCCATACGTACAAAGAGCCCATGTCTTCATCATACCAGAAGGAACCGGGATACATATCTGAAAAATCACTGCCCACCACCGGCAGGGCTGTATCTCCATCCACTTCCAGGTAATGGTAAAGACTTCCAGGACCTATCTGCTGCAGGCCCAGTCCGTCTACAAAAACCTGCTGGCTGTTGATTTCCCAGCCGTGCCTGACCCAGGTCTCATCAAAGGCATGCTCCCAGCCCACAACGACATCAGATCCCAGCACAAAAGCTGCTTCCGGCACACCTGCCCTGACTGTCACCGGAAAATCCTCGCTCTCGCCGCCCTGTGAAAACAGCATGCTTTCCCGGTAAGTGCCCGGCTCCAGGACAACGGTATCTCCGGCTGTGACCCGGCTGAGGGCTTCACCAAGGGTCAGCAGGGGCTCCTCGGCACTTCCCGGGTTGATGTCGCTGGCCAAAGGATCATTGCTGCTGACATAATAAACATTGCCGCAATGTCCTACATGCCAGTTGAAACATATAAGGGAAAACAGGAGGACTACCGAGAATATTGCAGTACGCCGGAAGTATCTGATCATTTTTTTGCCGCCTGAAAATCGTGGTATCAGTGGAATTTGATTTTGTTCAGATCAGGAAAAGAGCCAAGGACCCTGGCATCCAGGCATCTGGAGGCCTGCCTGACGCTGTAAAGCCTTGGCCTGCGGTACTGCGCTAGACACATGAAAGACAAAACAATCACTGTGGACACTCCCAGAGTCCACAGGGCAGGACCAGCACGTTCCCGGGAATAAAGCACCCTGCTCGTGGACACCTGCATGGGGGCCTCGACATACACTTTGCCCAAAGCGCTTCTGCCTCCCAAAGGCTCTCCTGTTTCCAAGGTCAGCTGTACCAGTGATCTTTCAGCAGCTCTTCGGGCACCGGCCATCAGCCTCTGGGAATAAAAATTGATTAGAGCCGCTCCCAGATCCCTGTCCGGACCATGATACTCCAGGGATAGAGTGTGACCGTCTTTCATGGTCAAAGACAGATTTTCGTATATCGCCCTCTGCACAAATACGGCAAAAGTGGAGGGTAGCCACTCGGACCATTCAGGACGATGAGCAGCCTCAGTAATGAGTAGATGGTTGCGAAGATCCATCAGGGCCAGGGTGTCGGTGAACAGAATCTCCGGGCGCTGCACCAGGCTTTCCAGGCGGACCGTTTCCAGTGGATTCTGCCCCAACACAAACATGGCCCCTTCTTCAACGGCCAGGTCCTGGGTCATATGATACCTGTGGGGAATAAAGGCCTGGACCACCAGGAAAATAAATGGAGGTAAAAGAATCAGGGCCAGGTATTTTTTTCTCTGCATTATGGCATGAACGAGTATGCGCAAATGAAAAAGCATGACAGACTCCTTAAAACAAGAAGGTTGCAAAAATTGTGGCAATGAAGCTTGAAAAATCAAACCCTGCCGGCCAGGGGATTCTGGTAATCATTCATGAGCACTCCGGTAAGTCCGATGTCATGCTCTCTGAACATGGCCACAGATTTTTTGGCTATACTTCTGGGCGTGACCCCCGCCAAGTACACCAGCAAGGTGCCTATGGCACTTTGACCCAGGCGCAATGGATCCAGCATGAATCTGTTCTCCGGAAAAAGCGGACCAGTATCAACTATTACATTCTGATATTGCTCACGGGCCTTTTTTAGAATATCCACGCACAATTCCTGGCCATCAGGGAAACGATCGTTTTTTTCTGTCCTGGGAGCAGGCAACAAATCCAGTTCTTTGTAGTCCGTTTTCTGGACCAGATTCATGGGATTGCTGGACCCCTGCAGTTTCTGATAATCAAAGTCCTGATCCCTGCCAAAATGTCTGTGCAGAACTGGAGAGCGCCAGTTGAAATCAACAAGAAGCACCCTGGACGAAGAGTTTGACGCCATTTGAACCGCCACCCCGGATGCAACCAGGCTTTTTCCTTCACCAGCTAGAGAACTGGTAACAACAAAATGCCCCGGGAACATAGGATCTGCTCCCTGAGTCAAAGCGGGGACTATTCTTTTCAATTCAGTCAATTGCATTATTTTTTCAAGCATATCCACTCCTGTTGAATGCTAAACATTTTCAAAGCAAAGAAAATTTTTAATATCAATTACAACCCCAAAAATAATATGCAAAGAATATGCTTGAAAAAAAGCCAAATGCCTGCTAATAAAGATGTACAATACTGGCAGGTTGCATCCAAAAATATACAACCAATAAACAAATTTAGTCCGAAAGAAGCAGGCAATTTGTCCAGAAAATTAAGACTTTTTTCAGGCAAAAATCATGTACATATGAATATCAAACCTCTTACTCTTGCATTCTCTTTCTCATGCTTTGCTCTGCGCTGCAGAAACCGCTTCGGCCCGGTCGTGATACATAAAAAGGCCCTGCAAAAAACCAGAGTTCTTTGCAGGGCTTAGACTACACTCAGGGGGCATTCATAGTATAAAACTGAAGAATTCAGGGTTGCTCATCCTTTTTAAATCTTCTGAAAAATACCAGTCCTGCCAGCCCGCTGAACAAAAGCACCACCGAAGCAGGCAAGGGAACTGAAGCGAACTGAGCGCTTTCACTTCCATCAAAGTCCTGGACAAAAAGGCCGATGATCAGATCATTGTTTCTGATCAAAGAAAAAACATCCTCGTAATTGCCATCACTTAGAGCAAAAGCAATCTGGTCTCCGGCTGCAACCCTGTAGGCTGGACTGCTGAACCCGAAGGACCTGTCCGGAGTAACCGGAGGTGAGTAGAGACCGGGTAAAAAGCCTGGAGTTGCAGGATTTTTAAAGCCATCAACATCAGCTACCTTGATATCGCCAAGACCATAAAAATAAAAATGAGAAAGCAGTGAACCTTCTTTATTGTTTGTAATCGTAAGCGTTAAGTCCTCACTAAGCACCCCCTGATAATACGGCGATGCCCCTCCAGAAACACCCAGCTGATAAAAATTGATTTTGCCCGCATGCACAGCAAGAGGAAAAAGAAAAACACAAAAGATTCCCAAAACCCAACCGGTCGTGACTTTTTTCAATATTGACACCATAAAAAACACCTCCTGT contains the following coding sequences:
- a CDS encoding VPLPA-CTERM sorting domain-containing protein, with protein sequence MSILKKVTTGWVLGIFCVFLFPLAVHAGKINFYQLGVSGGASPYYQGVLSEDLTLTITNNKEGSLLSHFYFYGLGDIKVADVDGFKNPATPGFLPGLYSPPVTPDRSFGFSSPAYRVAAGDQIAFALSDGNYEDVFSLIRNNDLIIGLFVQDFDGSESAQFASVPLPASVVLLFSGLAGLVFFRRFKKDEQP
- a CDS encoding glycosyltransferase, which encodes MKPKVLFVASYFESDCISNYTMPFIDRQMESLREAGLDITSFSIESFRSKYNYIKKSRLLRDYLKENRVDIVHAHYSYAGLTCGISKIRPLVVSLMGTDVYGRVGKSLADRTINFINRMIIRLLASRWDAVIVKSEQMKKFISHSNLHVIPNGVDFGKFYPMDRLKAQSLLNLDPHKTLILFGGNPDNPRKNYALAREVFKLVSLEIQDISMIHLKNIPHQEIPVYLSACSCLLMTSIMEGSPNILKEALACNLPVVSVRVGDAEERLAGMDMCRICSYDPMELARNVTEVIGQGLRPDNRSRIQDLEIGRVADRITSVYHQVLEQYRQGNAL
- a CDS encoding tyrosine-protein kinase family protein is translated as MLEKIMQLTELKRIVPALTQGADPMFPGHFVVTSSLAGEGKSLVASGVAVQMASNSSSRVLLVDFNWRSPVLHRHFGRDQDFDYQKLQGSSNPMNLVQKTDYKELDLLPAPRTEKNDRFPDGQELCVDILKKAREQYQNVIVDTGPLFPENRFMLDPLRLGQSAIGTLLVYLAGVTPRSIAKKSVAMFREHDIGLTGVLMNDYQNPLAGRV
- a CDS encoding InlB B-repeat-containing protein is translated as MIRYFRRTAIFSVVLLFSLICFNWHVGHCGNVYYVSSNDPLASDINPGSAEEPLLTLGEALSRVTAGDTVVLEPGTYRESMLFSQGGESEDFPVTVRAGVPEAAFVLGSDVVVGWEHAFDETWVRHGWEINSQQVFVDGLGLQQIGPGSLYHYLEVDGDTALPVVGSDFSDMYPGSFWYDEDMGSLYVWLPDGSSPENYVMEASVRDFLLAPNSLDYINLEGLVFAHSNTGTSGEEVSMLNISGTGWKLEDNFFLMADMSGLSLSGRDHLLSGNTFLLNGYAGLVLRGHEDQGEERQILMSGNEQSYNNTRNFDFSLKPGGINITDGCSGLTIENNLAWRNHMFGVSMDSQSKDIVLEKSFFQDNILGVYAEETDSIIVKNNIFNENFYAAGLDSTSNTHVLFNTFHANEYAFTAMDSMGDSPLFQNNHIQNNLFSDSLIVDLGLYIPDFLDEGNTSDYNAYARASQEIANIWIDEIGFPVFSFSLSSFQDQSGLDQNSVVSASIWPEEHDFAFVPPHDALIIDAGSLELQAVLSDFYGRERPWGMGPDIGAVEYYPDDEEFPEYPHELAELDPSVPEQPPEPDMWEISVSVTGEGQVKVNPDQTEYMDGSMVELSVHAGDGWYFVQWQGDLSGSETPVTLVVDEDKNISALFERLYTLSISVEGEGSIIRTPDLSEYESGESVELEAVAADGWEFVGWSGDASGTDTSLVLVMDTDTSVTGVFEEIPEPEPEGEVFVFDPNAYETGYNPVGDVFIQRLPGSSDFGGDTGIAEVSTPVGNKVMQFTTELSSPYFHGGVRWLYWTEFQRDQDQIEFLYLFRRSDPEYTELLGCMRMSGEAELNTYAAGLRNNSDEIRGRRVLQGNIINAGEENHNLSGDTVGDWIWVRGRMDQDSYTIRSRAWLHGDNEPENWMLEWTDQDEAIEKGGVGMEVYIRQAGESVELAWLSMGSRGEVAPGPEDIEELPEPTEHYTLDISVEGQGSVSLSPERDQFESGESVELQAVAADGWEFVSWSGDYSGTEPSVVLVMDTDMSVTGIFEEIPEPEPEGEVFVFDPNSYETGYNPVGDVFIQRLPGSSDFGGDTGIAEVSTPVGNKVMQFTTELSSPYFHGGVRWLYWTEFQRDQDQIEFLYLFRRSDPEYTELLGCMRMSGEAELNTYAAGLRNNSDEIRGRRVLQGNIINAGEENHNLSGDTVGDWIWVRGRMDQDSYTIRSRAWLHGDNEPENWMLEWTDQEAGIASGGAGLEVYLRRAGDSIDLAWWSVGFGGAAAEFPEEETYENDEFFPPEIYGHYFDPAWAEAEPGLIRDLGYGNPSEWPVVNGHDTRIVIQDEQSVDLKDIRAAISWDSGPDKYGTTYIHIRNCEEVVVENVHLLQADQDYLASHTLFIEDCGKVILRDSSFHGSVERHHVRMEGNAEVIIDNVEISGYDYGNGIIRTGGGIRIENGDESRGGVGLASISSPNPRELEWLQITNCHIRDNLSNPQRLKHDGILIHSGGNSLIYNNLFENWQELDAAFDTSHRRWQDNNYVNKTIHIEKNRFINNQRIKMPGRSVADNSIVFYKNYFENSGLYDYHIGYNVIFRENLFDGVFDSTMLTLWQINGPMLFERNNFIFEDLHMFIREGGAADPDAHTHVNLRDNIYFLGNVSTWLMGKQVQAYTWEEWQNVGLDTGSEIRPLSEAP
- a CDS encoding O-antigen ligase family protein, whose amino-acid sequence is MDSIPYVTYSDIYAGFSVMQIYSIFVVAYLSMYLFFHRDTQVRSIPAAIPVLLVILSFMVSGIISNDWRPILENTTKWIYMILLAGFVFHILKTNTLDSLIRVLWLSLLPAVFIQFMAIITNDYVITSAGHIGYFGGYQHQNMISYYLLGFTSCSLYLAVQSDKLFYRLFFMLSTGYGIFAVYACGYRTTLIALMIFLIITYLYSIKRLDLSKKLLAISFMPLVMIVGIYFAGGEIFHRLSDIWVFLQAPMDHIDFSGNASMTSLFSGRIYIINVLMHAYLSSPFESLWAGMGLDSARQIIGTYPHNEFLAALVESGILGLSAFSLFVVTYLWTVNSGDFVASVKESVIAGTGTGLLIMTLATMPFRDMRAMILFGVFLGIAHFSIYMRRQKPHET